The Bacteroidota bacterium genome includes a window with the following:
- a CDS encoding DUF4272 domain-containing protein: protein MANENCILLSNVTDLALVHQRLTIAYGADGFSTEGTAENWRTVSVTRRKLFTKATVTFMPLDEGQLVEAKKRLQHVYQSIPADNPDILARLRTKIATSRLAIDVQAPGGLRGLEEAVFAVAESLDAIIFWQGSKMLDKTGKLIMDFQGRSGISELPVQVDSSEFDALTPVTESGSARKSKTNALLIARKIPVASALPPIEGDEIARIRPVAEVAQRALALMIVAVKAEGLEDEIVQQVIAAFGIAPFLSPQESAFIQNPNPSQQDKINFIWRYESLWTLLWVLGHIDSLEFPDKICDVPKSVQVIHEAGSFEAFLAKSTLRSVGEILDQCDLAYRLNWAVVNARLRGEAAPANMESGVVYERHYALNWLRCYFDQEWDNVRTDT, encoded by the coding sequence ATGGCCAACGAAAATTGCATTCTCCTGAGCAACGTTACTGATCTGGCGCTGGTTCATCAACGCCTGACGATCGCCTACGGTGCGGACGGCTTTTCTACCGAAGGCACCGCTGAGAATTGGCGAACGGTTTCCGTGACGCGGCGCAAGCTGTTTACCAAGGCAACCGTGACGTTTATGCCGCTGGATGAAGGACAATTGGTAGAAGCCAAGAAACGACTGCAGCACGTGTACCAGAGCATTCCGGCCGACAATCCGGATATTTTGGCGCGGTTGCGCACCAAAATTGCGACGAGCCGTTTGGCGATCGATGTGCAAGCCCCTGGCGGATTGCGTGGTCTTGAGGAAGCTGTTTTTGCTGTAGCCGAGTCCTTGGACGCCATTATTTTCTGGCAAGGCAGCAAGATGCTCGACAAAACCGGCAAACTCATCATGGACTTTCAAGGTCGGAGCGGCATCTCTGAATTACCAGTTCAGGTCGATTCCTCCGAATTTGACGCTTTGACGCCTGTGACCGAATCCGGAAGTGCACGCAAAAGCAAGACGAATGCGTTGTTGATCGCGCGAAAAATTCCGGTGGCTTCGGCGCTGCCGCCGATCGAAGGCGACGAAATTGCCCGCATCCGGCCGGTAGCCGAGGTGGCGCAAAGGGCCTTGGCCCTCATGATTGTCGCAGTCAAAGCCGAAGGCTTGGAAGACGAAATCGTGCAACAAGTCATCGCCGCCTTCGGGATCGCCCCCTTCCTCAGCCCGCAGGAAAGTGCGTTTATACAAAATCCGAATCCTTCGCAGCAAGACAAAATCAACTTCATCTGGCGTTACGAAAGCCTTTGGACCCTGCTTTGGGTCCTCGGGCACATCGATTCGCTCGAATTCCCCGACAAAATCTGCGATGTCCCCAAATCTGTACAGGTCATCCATGAAGCGGGTAGCTTTGAGGCTTTCCTCGCCAAAAGCACGCTGCGATCGGTCGGAGAGATTTTGGACCAATGCGACTTGGCTTACCGCCTCAACTGGGCGGTGGTGAATGCCCGCCTCCGCGGAGAGGCTGCCCCGGCCAACATGGAATCCGGTGTGGTCTA
- a CDS encoding CotH kinase family protein translates to MNRLASLLVGLFCVSSLFGQTFTSTVNQTIPDNNTTTIYTLTVSGLAPFIDTTYGLESVCINILHTRDSDMDVRLEAPNGVIIKLFAGVGGSGDNFTNTCMTGLGTPIASGTAPFTGSYLCQGYLGDVNMGQNPNGVWKLRVKDTAAQRVGTLVDWRLTFSANPAKPFPFYSSNLPIVKLTTLGTPMANDPKVPVRMQIIDNGPGNRNYTNQTNYAFVGTIMAEWQGFTGPTYPKKNYDFELVDSLGFELDTNLLGLPVEHDWIFKAEYLDRTLIKNTITYEMARRMGVYAPRTKACEVLVDGVYSGYYTLTEKIKRDSNRVDIAKLKTTDTAGVDLTGGYIIEMNINGDPAGWNSIYPPINDLTCNYPVEFKFVYPNATTILPVQRNYIHAVVDSFENVLNGPNFAHPDSGYRKFIKVSSFVDFLIVNEFSVNYDSYGRSTFLYKEKATDGGKLKIGPPWDYDRAMDYTLPARTSGWVWEMTHPYWPFPFWWSKLWTEQDYRKQVACRWSMLRENTLSDTAFTTLIDSLYGLVNEAQSRNFVKWNLLGGQTYDVHMDSLRSYMGRRLAWMDLELDSENVAPPVFYLPTDTVVCNATLYDAGFNGTQFDYNWQPGPDTSTIVFTTPGTYGLLVTDQWGCYARKEMDVAISIPDASFSGQQVAQSLDWNFSPTVQNATSYLWDFGDGDTSTSVNPMHSYATDGAYVVTLILTDSIGCQDTSSISIQFVYVGLADGNEMRGDIYPNPFSNKLQVALDHPTVEACTIELQNELGQVVIRQEGEAGTQLFTLGTGNIPAGLYALRVKSSDFVLVKKVVKL, encoded by the coding sequence ATGAATCGATTGGCTTCCCTTCTTGTAGGGCTGTTTTGCGTTTCTTCATTGTTTGGTCAGACGTTCACGTCGACAGTCAATCAGACAATCCCAGACAACAACACAACAACGATTTACACGCTCACCGTGAGTGGTTTGGCACCGTTTATCGATACCACTTACGGTTTGGAGTCTGTCTGCATCAACATCCTGCACACCCGTGACTCGGACATGGATGTCAGGCTCGAAGCACCGAATGGTGTCATCATCAAGCTTTTTGCCGGGGTCGGTGGGAGCGGGGACAATTTCACCAATACCTGCATGACCGGATTGGGGACACCCATTGCTTCGGGAACTGCCCCGTTTACCGGTAGCTACCTCTGCCAAGGTTATTTAGGCGATGTCAACATGGGCCAAAATCCCAACGGGGTCTGGAAGTTAAGGGTAAAAGATACCGCCGCGCAAAGGGTGGGCACATTGGTGGATTGGAGGCTTACCTTCAGCGCAAATCCTGCCAAGCCTTTTCCTTTCTATTCGAGCAATCTACCCATCGTAAAGCTCACAACGCTGGGAACTCCGATGGCCAATGATCCGAAGGTGCCGGTCAGGATGCAAATCATCGACAACGGCCCGGGCAATCGCAACTACACCAACCAGACCAATTATGCGTTTGTCGGGACGATCATGGCCGAATGGCAAGGGTTTACCGGGCCTACCTATCCCAAGAAAAACTATGATTTTGAACTCGTCGACAGCCTTGGCTTCGAATTGGACACCAATTTGTTGGGATTGCCCGTGGAGCACGATTGGATTTTCAAGGCAGAATACCTGGACCGCACCTTGATCAAAAACACGATTACCTATGAAATGGCAAGGCGGATGGGTGTCTATGCGCCACGGACAAAGGCCTGTGAAGTGCTTGTAGATGGCGTCTACAGCGGTTATTATACATTGACCGAAAAAATCAAGCGCGACTCCAACCGCGTCGACATTGCCAAACTGAAGACGACCGATACTGCCGGCGTTGATTTGACCGGGGGATACATCATTGAAATGAACATCAACGGCGATCCTGCTGGATGGAATTCGATTTATCCTCCCATCAACGACCTCACCTGCAACTATCCAGTGGAGTTCAAGTTTGTCTATCCCAATGCAACGACCATCTTGCCTGTGCAGAGAAATTACATTCACGCTGTGGTCGACTCTTTTGAAAATGTGCTGAATGGGCCCAATTTCGCTCACCCGGATTCTGGATATCGGAAGTTCATCAAGGTCTCCAGCTTTGTTGATTTCTTGATCGTCAACGAATTCAGCGTCAATTATGACAGTTACGGACGAAGCACATTTTTGTACAAGGAAAAGGCGACCGATGGCGGCAAGCTCAAAATTGGTCCGCCTTGGGACTATGACCGCGCCATGGACTATACCCTGCCGGCCCGCACAAGCGGCTGGGTTTGGGAGATGACCCACCCCTATTGGCCATTTCCGTTTTGGTGGAGCAAGCTTTGGACGGAACAAGACTATCGCAAGCAAGTCGCCTGCCGTTGGTCGATGCTCCGGGAAAATACATTGAGCGACACCGCATTCACCACGTTGATCGACAGCCTCTACGGACTGGTCAACGAGGCGCAGTCCCGCAATTTTGTGAAGTGGAATCTGCTGGGTGGTCAAACTTATGACGTCCACATGGATTCCCTCCGAAGCTACATGGGGCGGCGATTGGCTTGGATGGACCTCGAACTCGATTCCGAGAATGTTGCCCCGCCCGTCTTTTATCTGCCAACCGATACGGTCGTATGCAATGCCACCCTTTATGACGCAGGCTTCAATGGCACCCAGTTCGACTACAACTGGCAACCCGGGCCTGATACATCCACCATTGTTTTCACCACACCCGGCACCTACGGTTTGCTGGTGACCGACCAATGGGGTTGCTATGCGCGAAAAGAAATGGATGTTGCAATTTCCATTCCCGACGCCAGCTTCTCCGGCCAACAAGTCGCCCAAAGCTTGGATTGGAATTTCTCTCCAACCGTGCAAAATGCGACGAGTTATCTTTGGGATTTTGGGGATGGTGACACCTCCACTTCCGTCAATCCAATGCATTCCTATGCCACAGACGGCGCTTACGTGGTCACCTTGATCCTCACGGATTCGATTGGTTGTCAAGACACATCCAGTATTTCCATCCAGTTTGTTTATGTAGGCCTTGCAGATGGCAACGAAATGCGCGGTGACATTTACCCGAACCCCTTCTCCAATAAGTTACAGGTTGCATTGGACCATCCCACGGTGGAAGCTTGTACCATCGAACTCCAAAACGAGCTCGGGCAAGTCGTGATCAGGCAGGAAGGGGAGGCGGGCACCCAACTGTTCACCCTTGGCACGGGAAATATCCCTGCGGGACTCTACGCCTTGCGCGTCAAGTCGTCGGATTTTGTGCTGGTGAAAAAGGTGGTGAAGTTGTAG
- the pheS gene encoding phenylalanine--tRNA ligase subunit alpha: MEDKINAVHAELAAYAGTDAEEFKRLFTGKKGSISQLFEDFKDLPGPEKGKFGKLLNELKNAATVRFTELQSEAPAKRSSSAPADLTLPGDPHFVGSRHPLSIVQNRIVSIFEKIGFVIADGPEIEDDWHNFTALNMPEDHPARDMQDTFFLSDDMLLRTHTSNVQIRVMKDQKPPIRILAPGKVYRNETVSARAHAFFHQVEGLYVDKDVSFPDMVQVLDYFAKQMFGSETKVKLRPSFFPFTEISAEMDVSCMICGGKGCNVCKHSGWVEILGCGMVDPAVLENCGIDPNVYSGYAFGMGIERIAMLSYGINDLRLFSQNDLRFLQQFQVLNPY; encoded by the coding sequence ATGGAAGATAAGATCAATGCCGTCCATGCCGAGCTTGCCGCCTACGCGGGCACGGACGCAGAGGAATTCAAGCGGCTTTTCACGGGCAAAAAAGGATCGATCAGTCAGCTGTTTGAGGACTTCAAGGACCTCCCCGGCCCCGAAAAAGGCAAATTCGGGAAGTTGCTGAACGAGCTCAAGAATGCTGCAACGGTGCGCTTCACCGAATTGCAGTCCGAGGCACCCGCCAAACGCAGCAGCAGTGCGCCCGCCGACCTGACCTTGCCGGGCGACCCGCATTTTGTCGGTTCAAGGCATCCATTGTCGATCGTACAAAACCGCATTGTCTCCATTTTTGAGAAAATCGGCTTCGTCATCGCCGATGGCCCTGAAATCGAAGACGATTGGCACAACTTCACGGCCCTCAACATGCCCGAGGACCATCCGGCACGCGACATGCAAGACACGTTCTTCCTGAGCGACGACATGCTCCTGCGCACGCATACGAGCAACGTGCAGATTCGCGTGATGAAGGATCAAAAGCCGCCCATTCGCATCCTCGCGCCAGGCAAGGTCTACCGCAATGAAACCGTTTCGGCCCGTGCCCACGCATTCTTCCATCAGGTCGAAGGGCTTTACGTGGACAAGGACGTCTCCTTTCCCGACATGGTGCAAGTGCTGGATTACTTTGCCAAGCAGATGTTTGGTTCCGAGACCAAGGTGAAGTTGCGCCCAAGCTTCTTCCCGTTCACAGAGATCAGCGCTGAGATGGATGTGAGTTGCATGATCTGTGGCGGCAAAGGCTGCAATGTCTGCAAACACAGCGGCTGGGTCGAAATCCTGGGTTGCGGCATGGTCGATCCGGCGGTTTTGGAAAACTGCGGCATCGACCCCAATGTGTACAGCGGCTACGCCTTCGGGATGGGCATTGAGCGCATCGCGATGTTGAGCTACGGCATCAACGACTTGCGTTTGTTCTCACAAAATGACCTTCGCTTCCTTCAGCAGTTTCAGGTTTTGAATCCTTATTGA
- a CDS encoding NAD(P)/FAD-dependent oxidoreductase, which yields MKNGLHIAVIGGGAAGFFAAIRCAELHPEHTVTILERGGDFLEKVRISGGGRCNVCPSEFVPRELVKYYPRGGRELMGPFNTFCSGDTVGWFESRGVALKTEDDGRMFPVTDDSETIVQCLRQAAKAAGVSMLAKRTVIGIEPVDGRWQIDIARDNPLVVDRVLVAPGSTKTIWAILEKLGHTIEPPVPSLFTFHISDPRIEGLQGLSVPDAEVRVSTVSSQSGKGLSARGPLLITHWGMSGPAILKLSAWGARTFAELGYGFDCVVNWLGIFSMEQMQERLRQEKEVQARRKVQGKNPFDLPNRLWNTLCTAAKISDHANWGDLSKQQLQALATELVAGTYKVTGKSAFKDEFVTCGGVRLSEVNFKTMESKVLPGVFFAGEILDIDAVTGGYNFQAAWTTGWVAGSALGSE from the coding sequence ATGAAAAATGGATTGCATATCGCAGTGATTGGCGGCGGTGCCGCCGGATTTTTTGCGGCTATCCGCTGTGCGGAGCTGCATCCGGAGCATACCGTCACGATTTTGGAGCGGGGCGGCGACTTTCTGGAAAAAGTCCGCATCTCGGGCGGCGGGCGTTGCAATGTCTGCCCTTCGGAGTTTGTCCCCCGCGAATTGGTGAAATACTATCCGCGTGGCGGCCGCGAATTGATGGGCCCCTTCAATACATTTTGCAGCGGCGATACGGTGGGCTGGTTTGAAAGCCGCGGGGTGGCCCTCAAAACCGAGGACGATGGCCGGATGTTTCCCGTCACCGACGATTCCGAAACCATTGTACAATGCCTCCGGCAAGCCGCCAAGGCGGCAGGCGTCTCCATGCTTGCCAAGCGCACCGTGATCGGCATCGAACCCGTCGATGGCCGCTGGCAAATCGACATCGCCCGCGACAATCCGCTGGTGGTGGACCGCGTCTTGGTCGCGCCGGGCAGCACCAAAACCATCTGGGCCATCCTCGAAAAGCTCGGCCATACCATCGAACCGCCCGTGCCGTCGCTGTTTACCTTTCACATCAGCGACCCGCGCATCGAAGGCTTGCAAGGGCTGTCCGTACCGGATGCGGAGGTGCGTGTGAGCACCGTGTCCTCGCAAAGCGGGAAGGGTTTGAGCGCAAGGGGGCCGCTGTTGATCACGCATTGGGGCATGAGCGGGCCGGCCATCTTGAAGCTGAGCGCTTGGGGGGCACGGACATTCGCGGAATTGGGCTATGGGTTTGATTGTGTCGTCAATTGGTTGGGGATCTTCTCCATGGAGCAGATGCAGGAACGCTTGCGACAGGAAAAAGAGGTGCAGGCGCGCCGCAAGGTGCAGGGCAAAAACCCATTCGATTTGCCCAACCGCCTCTGGAACACACTTTGCACGGCAGCCAAAATTTCGGACCACGCCAATTGGGGCGACCTGAGCAAGCAGCAGTTACAAGCCCTCGCCACCGAATTGGTCGCTGGAACCTACAAAGTCACGGGCAAAAGTGCCTTCAAGGATGAATTCGTGACCTGCGGCGGCGTGCGCCTGAGCGAGGTCAACTTCAAGACCATGGAAAGCAAGGTTTTGCCGGGCGTCTTTTTCGCTGGCGAAATCCTGGACATCGACGCGGTCACTGGCGGATACAATTTTCAGGCTGCCTGGACGACGGGCTGGGTGGCGGGGAGCGCCTTAGGGAGCGAATAG
- a CDS encoding WG repeat-containing protein has product MDSTGRMAIPFDYEWACAFKNGLAWVQKKDRYGFIDKSGKTVIPFKYGSAYDYVFMEAHGAPVLDPVTGERFFVDRNGKEYRKKP; this is encoded by the coding sequence GTGGACTCCACGGGCCGGATGGCGATTCCTTTTGACTACGAATGGGCTTGTGCTTTCAAAAACGGATTGGCTTGGGTACAGAAGAAGGATCGCTACGGATTCATTGACAAGTCTGGCAAGACGGTGATTCCGTTCAAATACGGGTCCGCCTACGACTACGTCTTCATGGAGGCGCATGGCGCGCCTGTCCTCGACCCCGTTACGGGCGAACGCTTTTTTGTGGACCGCAACGGAAAAGAATACCGGAAAAAGCCATGA
- a CDS encoding (4Fe-4S)-binding protein — translation MSEVKRVQEYSNDQITVRFDPNICQHSAVCIKELPSVFDIHRKRWIDVNGDSIDKIVDLVKKCPSGALSYALAQQPEPEPVEEVEPILITIVPNGSARIVGKVRIVDLEGNLIMETEKCSLCRCGLSEKKPFCDGAHKRAGWQGEAHSQPQNPA, via the coding sequence ATGAGCGAAGTCAAAAGAGTACAAGAATACAGCAACGATCAAATCACGGTTCGGTTTGATCCCAATATCTGTCAGCATTCCGCGGTTTGCATCAAGGAATTGCCCTCGGTGTTTGACATCCACCGCAAGCGGTGGATCGATGTGAATGGCGACAGCATCGACAAAATCGTGGACTTGGTCAAAAAATGCCCGAGTGGCGCATTGAGCTATGCCTTGGCACAGCAACCGGAGCCCGAACCCGTGGAGGAAGTTGAACCCATTCTGATCACAATCGTCCCCAACGGTTCGGCGCGCATTGTCGGCAAGGTGCGGATCGTGGACTTGGAAGGCAACCTGATCATGGAGACGGAGAAGTGTTCGCTGTGCCGTTGTGGCCTTTCGGAGAAGAAGCCTTTCTGCGATGGCGCGCACAAACGTGCGGGTTGGCAGGGAGAAGCGCATTCACAGCCGCAAAATCCCGCCTAG
- a CDS encoding MarC family protein: protein MFIFSNVLTISLTLFAVIDILGNIPTMIDLRSKMGDIPALKATLISGAIMVGFFFVGDQLLSLIGIDVHSFALAGAVVIFIVAMEMVLDREFFRQHSNPMTGTVVPLAFPLIAGAGTLTTLVSLKAVFTTADILLSVFINLIIVYVVIRSITLIERILGPSGIAIVRRVFGIILLAIAIKIVSSNIGKVVGSDASPAAVESTLEMEAPEEAYPID, encoded by the coding sequence ATGTTCATTTTCAGCAACGTCCTTACGATCTCACTCACCCTTTTTGCAGTGATCGATATTTTGGGAAACATTCCCACGATGATCGATTTGCGCAGCAAAATGGGAGACATTCCCGCCTTGAAGGCGACCCTGATTTCGGGTGCGATCATGGTCGGATTCTTTTTTGTGGGGGATCAATTGCTTTCGCTGATCGGCATCGACGTGCATTCCTTTGCGTTGGCAGGCGCGGTGGTCATTTTTATCGTGGCGATGGAAATGGTGCTTGACCGCGAATTTTTCAGGCAACACAGCAATCCCATGACGGGAACCGTGGTGCCTTTGGCTTTCCCGCTGATCGCCGGGGCCGGAACCTTGACGACACTCGTTTCCCTCAAGGCGGTCTTCACGACGGCCGACATTCTCCTGAGTGTATTCATCAATCTCATCATCGTCTATGTTGTGATTCGCAGCATTACCCTGATCGAACGCATTTTGGGTCCTAGCGGAATCGCCATTGTGCGGCGCGTGTTCGGGATCATCCTCTTGGCCATTGCCATCAAGATTGTGAGCAGCAATATCGGCAAGGTAGTCGGTTCGGATGCGTCGCCCGCAGCCGTGGAATCCACTTTGGAAATGGAAGCACCCGAGGAGGCTTATCCTATTGATTGA
- a CDS encoding WG repeat-containing protein yields MKAKQAAIRQAQLLRFNPSEFPPIFDAMKIRIGFSLPVLAFIGLFGFCVAGCGGSSEESQSAEKTYVMEPLIGVDTTKPLITPEEEAAMRQRLLIPYKEGGFWGFTDSSGAVVIAPKYEEAGAFLDNGLTVVKTGTGFGLLNKNGVEVVPPILPNRILDCGCGVYGFQQTNGFALVNKQGKRIDRGQVEKVMTDCHEDRLAIFQDGRWGYLDSKGQTLIAADMDQVFPFYHGVAPVRKAGQKAWMLIDRNGKSLGADRFEVMYPLQEGFGVGIQTDPVGRSKYGVIDSTGKPSFRFNLPASRGHSREGLSPVPPTIPTNWKAKASPRRQTRGLFTTAKETKSAKPTTGFGTNSPKA; encoded by the coding sequence TTGAAAGCAAAGCAGGCTGCCATTCGTCAGGCACAGCTCCTCCGTTTCAATCCCAGCGAATTTCCCCCTATTTTTGATGCCATGAAGATTCGCATTGGCTTCTCCCTTCCTGTATTGGCCTTCATCGGGCTGTTTGGCTTTTGTGTTGCAGGTTGCGGCGGGAGCAGTGAAGAAAGTCAATCGGCAGAGAAGACCTACGTGATGGAGCCGCTGATCGGCGTGGACACGACCAAGCCGCTGATCACACCCGAGGAGGAAGCCGCGATGCGCCAGCGCCTGCTCATCCCTTACAAGGAAGGCGGCTTCTGGGGATTTACCGATTCGAGTGGCGCGGTCGTCATTGCCCCGAAATATGAAGAGGCGGGTGCCTTTCTTGACAATGGGCTCACCGTGGTCAAGACAGGTACCGGCTTTGGCTTGCTCAACAAAAATGGAGTGGAGGTCGTGCCCCCGATTTTGCCCAACCGCATTCTCGACTGTGGCTGCGGCGTCTATGGCTTCCAACAGACAAACGGCTTCGCTTTGGTCAACAAACAAGGCAAACGGATCGACCGTGGACAGGTAGAGAAGGTGATGACCGATTGCCATGAAGATCGCTTGGCCATCTTTCAAGACGGGCGATGGGGCTATTTAGACAGCAAGGGTCAGACCCTGATTGCCGCAGACATGGATCAAGTTTTCCCCTTTTATCACGGCGTCGCGCCGGTTCGCAAGGCCGGACAAAAGGCTTGGATGCTGATCGACCGGAACGGAAAGTCCCTCGGCGCAGATCGTTTTGAGGTGATGTACCCGTTGCAGGAAGGATTTGGAGTCGGCATTCAGACCGATCCTGTGGGCCGCAGCAAATACGGGGTCATCGACTCGACAGGAAAACCATCGTTCCGTTTCAATTTGCCCGCATCGCGGGGACATTCACGGGAAGGTTTGTCGCCTGTGCCGCCTACGATCCCTACGAATTGGAAAGCAAAGGCATCACCGAGGAGGCAAACACGTGGTTTATTTACGACCGCCAAGGAAACAAAGTCGGCGAAACCCACTACGGGCTTTGGGACGAATTCTCCGAAGGCCTGA
- a CDS encoding 3-hydroxybutyryl-CoA dehydrogenase — MKTIKDIHHVAVIGAGVMGRGIALAAALVGYKSTVYDIHPQMLEDAKAYFEKFLNDSVSRGKMDDAGRQKVLDNLVITSHLGDLKADIIIEAILENLDLKQKVLREIEAINTEDAIIASNTSTIPITRIAAGLKVPGRLIGMHFFNPAPIMKLVEVISGAATEAWVSDVTFALAKKMGKTPVHAQDEPGFIVNRVARHYYLESLKLLEENGTDHETIDRLMENVGFKMGPFKLMDLIGVETNHEVTKSLYEAFFHDEKFRPSRVQQKKVDAGHFGRKTGRGFYNY; from the coding sequence ATGAAAACGATCAAAGACATCCATCATGTAGCGGTCATCGGTGCAGGCGTCATGGGACGCGGCATTGCGCTGGCGGCAGCATTGGTTGGTTACAAATCAACGGTGTATGATATTCATCCTCAAATGCTTGAGGATGCCAAAGCCTACTTTGAAAAGTTCCTGAATGACTCGGTAAGCCGTGGCAAGATGGACGATGCAGGCCGTCAAAAAGTGCTTGACAACCTGGTCATCACCAGCCATTTGGGCGACCTTAAAGCCGACATCATCATCGAGGCCATTCTGGAAAATCTGGACCTGAAGCAAAAGGTTCTCCGCGAAATCGAGGCGATCAACACGGAGGATGCGATCATCGCGAGCAATACGAGCACCATTCCGATTACCCGCATTGCAGCAGGATTGAAGGTTCCAGGTCGCCTGATCGGCATGCACTTTTTCAATCCGGCGCCGATCATGAAGCTCGTCGAGGTGATCTCGGGTGCAGCAACAGAGGCTTGGGTGAGCGATGTGACCTTTGCCTTGGCAAAGAAAATGGGCAAGACTCCGGTGCACGCACAGGACGAACCCGGCTTCATTGTGAACCGTGTCGCGCGACACTATTATCTGGAAAGCCTCAAACTGTTGGAGGAAAACGGTACGGATCACGAAACGATCGACCGCCTGATGGAAAATGTCGGTTTCAAGATGGGCCCCTTCAAGCTGATGGACTTGATCGGTGTGGAAACGAACCATGAAGTGACCAAGTCACTCTACGAAGCATTTTTCCATGACGAGAAATTCAGGCCGAGCAGAGTCCAGCAAAAAAAGGTCGATGCAGGCCATTTTGGCCGCAAAACCGGACGCGGATTCTACAACTACTAA
- the guaB gene encoding IMP dehydrogenase produces the protein MPFSHKILYEGLTYDDVLLLPAHSLILPRDASTATFLTREIKLNIPLVTAAMDTVTEYQMAIAMAVEGGLGFVHKNMSIEMQVEHIRRVKRHESGLIVDPITLSPEDTLARASAIMSENKIGGIPIVNAAGMLVGIITNRDLRFQAADGRTIGSLMTSQNLITAPEGTTLEEAEQILQRHKIEKLPVVDKTGRLTGLITYKDILKKRNFPNACKDHLGRLRVGAAVGVSGDTLDRITALVHASVDCITVDTAHGHSQGVLDMVKRIKQLFPELQVVAGNIATRSAAEALGDAGVDGIKVGVGPGSICTTRVVAGVGVPQLSAVIEAAKYTLKAGIPLIADGGIKYSGDIPKAIAAGASTIMAGGLFAGTEESPGETILYEGRKFKSYRGMGSIEAMKEGSKDRYFQDVEDDIQKLVPEGIVGRVPFKGNVSEVVYQLVGGLRAAMGYVGAADIRALQEASFVRITSAGLRESHPHDVQITKEAPNYSRS, from the coding sequence ATGCCTTTTTCACATAAAATTCTCTACGAAGGTCTCACTTACGACGACGTTCTACTATTGCCTGCCCACTCTTTGATTTTGCCAAGAGATGCGAGCACAGCAACCTTTTTGACCCGCGAAATCAAGCTCAACATTCCATTGGTTACTGCAGCCATGGATACCGTCACCGAATACCAAATGGCCATCGCCATGGCAGTCGAAGGCGGTCTCGGGTTCGTCCACAAAAACATGAGCATCGAGATGCAGGTGGAGCATATCCGCCGCGTCAAACGCCATGAAAGCGGATTGATTGTCGATCCGATTACGCTCAGCCCGGAAGATACCCTCGCCCGTGCCTCGGCCATCATGTCTGAAAACAAAATCGGAGGCATTCCCATCGTGAACGCTGCGGGTATGTTGGTCGGGATCATCACCAACCGCGACCTCCGTTTCCAAGCCGCCGACGGCCGCACGATCGGTAGCCTGATGACCTCGCAAAATCTCATCACCGCTCCGGAAGGCACGACCCTCGAGGAAGCCGAGCAGATCCTGCAACGCCACAAAATCGAGAAGTTGCCCGTGGTGGACAAAACCGGCCGCCTCACCGGCCTCATCACCTACAAAGACATTCTCAAGAAGCGCAACTTCCCGAACGCCTGCAAAGACCACCTTGGTCGCCTGCGCGTCGGCGCAGCCGTAGGCGTTTCAGGCGACACGCTCGACCGCATTACCGCGCTCGTCCACGCAAGCGTGGACTGCATCACCGTCGACACCGCCCACGGACATAGCCAAGGCGTACTCGACATGGTCAAGCGCATCAAGCAGCTTTTCCCCGAACTCCAAGTGGTGGCAGGCAACATTGCCACACGCAGCGCAGCCGAAGCCCTCGGAGATGCCGGCGTCGATGGCATCAAGGTCGGTGTTGGTCCGGGTTCGATTTGCACCACCCGCGTGGTGGCGGGCGTCGGCGTTCCGCAGTTGTCTGCGGTCATCGAGGCGGCCAAATACACCCTCAAGGCAGGCATCCCGCTCATCGCAGACGGCGGCATCAAGTATTCGGGTGATATCCCCAAGGCAATCGCCGCCGGTGCAAGCACGATCATGGCCGGTGGACTGTTTGCCGGTACGGAAGAGAGCCCAGGCGAAACCATCCTCTACGAAGGTCGCAAGTTCAAAAGCTACCGTGGCATGGGTTCGATCGAAGCCATGAAAGAAGGAAGCAAGGACCGCTATTTCCAGGACGTCGAAGACGATATCCAAAAATTGGTTCCTGAAGGCATCGTCGGACGTGTTCCCTTCAAGGGCAATGTCTCCGAAGTGGTGTATCAACTCGTCGGCGGCCTGCGTGCAGCGATGGGTTATGTCGGTGCAGCCGACATCAGGGCTTTGCAAGAAGCATCCTTCGTACGCATCACCTCTGCAGGTTTGCGCGAAAGCCATCCGCACGATGTGCAAATCACCAAGGAAGCGCCCAACTATTCACGCTCCTGA